From one Thermomicrobiales bacterium genomic stretch:
- a CDS encoding class F sortase encodes MVANGSFAGVSLPFTSRASALLAQSSTVAPKTLGEQPTSGGARPGPVNAVPGLRPPGVLPVGLRIESIGLDATIEQQQIENGVMLNPSGPFVVAWYKETGRLGEQDNNVVLAGHLDYWDVGPAIFYDLWKLEQGDRVQVIGKNGAVYVYSVDWLKTYKIADLDSATIQDIIGPTPVESVTLITCGGTFDYDTGEYAERVIARAPRFMG; translated from the coding sequence ATGGTTGCCAACGGTTCGTTCGCGGGTGTTTCCCTGCCGTTCACGTCGCGCGCGAGCGCTCTCCTGGCGCAAAGCTCGACGGTGGCGCCCAAGACGCTGGGCGAGCAGCCGACCAGCGGAGGGGCGCGTCCGGGTCCGGTGAACGCGGTGCCGGGATTGCGCCCGCCTGGGGTGCTGCCGGTGGGGCTGCGCATCGAGTCGATCGGGTTGGACGCGACGATCGAGCAGCAGCAGATCGAGAACGGCGTCATGCTGAACCCGTCCGGGCCGTTCGTGGTGGCCTGGTACAAAGAGACTGGCCGGCTCGGAGAGCAGGACAACAACGTCGTATTGGCAGGCCATCTGGACTACTGGGATGTCGGTCCGGCCATCTTCTACGATCTGTGGAAACTCGAGCAGGGCGACCGCGTTCAGGTGATCGGCAAGAACGGCGCAGTCTACGTCTACAGTGTCGATTGGCTGAAGACGTACAAGATTGCCGACCTGGACAGCGCCACCATTCAGGACATCATCGGCCCGACTCCGGTGGAGAGCGTGACGTTGATTACCTGCGGCGGCACCTTCGATTACGACACCGGCGAGTATGCAGAGCGCGTGATCGCCCGCGCGCCCCGGTTCATGGGGTAA